In the Populus trichocarpa isolate Nisqually-1 chromosome 1, P.trichocarpa_v4.1, whole genome shotgun sequence genome, one interval contains:
- the LOC18094956 gene encoding cyanogenic beta-glucosidase isoform X1, translating into MAIPTGLLLLGMLFLMFSFASAQIEMPRGITEDFDTTCITDLKFGLSRKSFPGDFIFGAAASAYQTEGHANKSCRGPSIWDTFTQDFPERIADGCNGDLGIDLYNRYESDLEEMKDMNMDAFRFSISWSRVIPSGKIRAGVNKDGIEFYNKLIDATIAKGLQPYATLFHWDVPQALEDKYGGFLSDNIVSDFRDFAELCFKEFGDRVKYWITLNEPQKFTGDGYDSGHFAPGRCSKWVDEKYCINGNSSTEPYIVAHNLLLSHAAAVHTYWEKYQASQNGKIGVTLNARWFEPYSNSTEDRNAAKRSLDFMLGWFLNPITYGDYPSSMRELVNDRLPTFSPLDSINLKGSLDFVGLNYYTAYYAANANSSSPDPRRYQTDSNCIITGERDGKPIGPQAGVSWQYIYPEGLQYMLNHIKDTYNNPVIYITENGYGEVVKTDVQLHHGTVMDLPRVEYHCTHLRNVVASIKNHGVQVKGYFVWSFADNFEFTDGYTIGFGLLYVNRTSNFTRIAKLSSHWFTEFLGDQPANPVPLYFKRLNIA; encoded by the exons ATGGCTATTCCTACTGGCTTGCTTTTATTAGGAATGCTCTTCCTAATGTTCTCGTTTGCTTCTGCTCAGATAGAGATGCCAAGAGGTATCACTGAGGACTTTGATACGACTTGTATCACTGATCTTAAATTCGGGTTATCTCGTAAATCCTTTCCGGGGGATTTCATATTCGGGGCAGCGGCATCCGCTTACCAG ACCGAGGGTCATGCAAACAAAAGTTGCAGAGGTCCGAGTATATGGGACACTTTTACTCAAGATTTCCCAG AAAGGATAGCTGATGGCTGCAACGGAGACTTGGGAATTGATTTGTACAATCGCTACGAG AGTGATCTTGAAGAAATGAAGGATATGAATATGGATGCTTTCAGATTCTCGATCTCCTGGTCCAGAGTAATTCCCA GTGGGAAAATAAGGGCAGGAGTGAACAAAGATGGAATTGAGTTTTACAACAAGCTAATCGATGCAACCATAGCTAAAG GTTTACAGCCCTATGCAACTCTCTTTCATTGGGATGTTCCTCAAGCACTTGAAGACAAGTACGGTGGCTTTCTCAGTGATAATATTGT GAGCGACTTCCGAGATTTTGCTGAGCTTTGCTTCAAGGAATTTGGTGACCGAGTGAAGTACTGGATTACTTTGAATGAGCCACAAAAGTTCACCGGTGATGGCTACGATTCAGGTCACTTTGCACCGGGCCGATGTTCCAAGTGGGTGGATGAAAAGTACTGCATAAATGGGAACTCTTCCACCGAGCCTTACATAGTTGCCCATAATCTCCTCCTTTCCCATGCAGCAGCAGTACATACATACTGGGAAAAGTATCAG GCATCTCAAAATGGGAAGATTGGGGTAACACTCAATGCCCGCTGGTTTGAACCGTACTCTAACAGTACAGAAGATCGTAATGCTGCCAAAAGATCTCTTGATTTCATGCTTGGTTG GTTCCTGAACCCTATAACATATGGTGACTATCCGAGCAGCATGCGGGAATTAGTCAATGATAGGCTACCAACATTCTCTCCACTGGATTCTATAAATCTCAAAGGATCGTTGGACTTTGTTGGATTGAATTACTATACTGCATATTATGCAGCAAATGCGAATTCTTCTAGTCCAGACCCTCGTAGATATCAAACAGATTCTAATTGCATTATTACAG GAGAACGAGATGGCAAACCCATCGGTCCACAG GCTGGTGTATCATGGCAGTATATCTATCCAGAGGGGTTGCAGTATATGTTGAATCACATCAAAGATACATACAATAATCCAGTAATTTACATCACTGAAAATG GCTACGGTGAAGTCGTTAAGACAGATGTACAACTACATCATGGAACCGTGATGGATCTTCCAAGGGTAGAATATCATTGTACTCATCTTAGGAATGTTGTAGCGTCTATCAA AAATCATGGAGTTCAAGTCAAAGGTTATTTTGTATGGTCCTTTGCCGACAATTTCGAATTTACAGATGGATATACCATAGGATTCGGTTTGTTGTACGTAAACCGTACGTCTAATTTCACAAGAATTGCGAAGCTCTCATCACATTGGTTTACAGAATTCCTTGGGGACCAACCGGCTAATCCAGTACCATTATATTTCAAGCGATTGAATATAGCTTGA